A single window of Aspergillus oryzae RIB40 DNA, chromosome 8 DNA harbors:
- the tma22 gene encoding putative RNA binding protein Tma22 (density-regulated protein related to translation initiation factor 1 (eIF-1/SUI1)) — translation MAEVVQSGPVEAQARHVVYCGVCTLPPEYCEFGGTAKKCEEWLKEKQPELYQRLHSEEAISANLSTLSISAQERAAKDAAKKEAKAALAEARDAERKAASKVQIKRVERNKRKHVTVIAGLEVYGLENKKVAKELGKKFATGSSVTRSAAGNEEITVQGDVSDDVQDWLLEVYGKEIPEANIEIIEDKKKKGSS, via the exons ATGGCCGAAGTAGTGCAATCTGGCCCTGTTGAAGCACAGGCCCGCCATGTTGTCTATTGCGGGG TTTGCACACTGCCTCCGGAG TACTGTGAGTTTGGTGGGACAGCGAAGAAATGCGAAGAATggctgaaagagaaacaaccGGAACTGTACCAACGACTCCACTCTGAAG AAGCCATCAGCGCTAATTTATCGACACTTTCTATATCTGCCCAGGAGCGTGCAGCGAAGGACGCTGCTAAGAAGGAGGCAAAAGCTGCTCTGGCAGAAGCACGCGACGCAGAGCGCAAGGCAGCCTCCAAGGTTCAAATCAAACGTGTTGAACGGAACAAACGCAAGCACGTCACAGTCATCGCAGGCTTGGAAGTATATGGTTTAGAAAATAAGAAGGTTGCCAAGGAGCTTGGCAAGAAATTTGCAACTGGTTCTTCAGTGACACGATCTGCTGcgggaaatgaagaaattaCAGTACAAGGTGACGTGAGCGATGATGTCCAGGACTGGTTATTGGAGGTCTATGGGAAGGAAATACCAGAAGCGAATATTGAAATCATTgaggacaagaaaaagaagggaagcaGTTAG
- the amcA gene encoding putative mitochondrial ornithine carrier protein AmcA/Ort1 (mitochondrial carnitine-acylcarnitine carrier protein), translating into MAAAEHAITIKNDMSMELPTLPPNQGVEAFKDIMFGSTAGMAGKVIEYPFDTVKVRLQSQPDHLPLRYKGPIDCFRQSFQADGFRGLYRGLSAPMAGAAIENSCLFWSYRMIQDVLKSTCYSSTDPLPFSALLVSGAASGSITSLALTPIELIKCKMQVPLEGVNTRAASPLALVASIFRQDGILGFWRGQLGTLIRETGGGAAWFGGYEGVSALFRAYPTSASKNSSEHQSASLPLYQQMIAGAAAGISYNFLFYPADTIKSRMQTEDITHGSINGQRQTFWGAGKALWKQQGLKALYRGCGITCARSAPSSAFIFTVYEGLRNYFA; encoded by the exons atGGCGGCTGCAGAACATGCGATCACAATCAAGAATGATATGTCAATGGAGCTCCCTACACTTCCCCCCAATCAGGGGGTTGAGGCGTTTAAGGATATAATGTTCGGGTCC ACAGCAGGAATGGCCGGAAAAGTCATCGAGTACCCTTTTGACACGGTGAAGGTGCGGTTGCAATCTCAACCCGACCATCTACCGCTTCGATACAAAGGGCCAATAGACTGTTTTCGGCAGTCATTTCAGGCCGATGGCTTTAGAGGGTTATATCGAGGTCTCAGCGCTCCTATGGCCGGCGCTGCCATAGAAAATAGCTGCTTGTTCTGGAGCTACCGCATGATCCAAGATGTCCTAAAGTCAACATGTTACTCTTCAACGGACCCGCTACCCTTCTCAGCCCTACTGGTCAGTGGCGCTGCATCTGGGTCCATCACTTCACTTGCTCTCACTCCCATTGAACTCATCAAGTGCAAAATGCAAGTACCTCTGGAAGGTGTCAATACGAGGGCTGCTAGTCCACTCGCTTTGGTCGCATCCATATTCCGTCAAGATGGTATCCTGGGATTTTGGCGAGGGCAGTTGGGGACTCTCATTCGAGAGACTGGTGGAGGTGCCGCCTGGTTTGGGGGCTACGAAGGGGTCTCAGCGCTTTTCCGAGCATATCCCACATCCGCTTCAAAAAACAGTTCAGAGCATCAATCGGCTTCTCTCCCGCTTTATCAGCAAATGATTGCTGGTGCAGCAGCTGGTATAAGCTACAATTTTCTATTCTATCCGGCCGACACAATCAAATCCCGTATGCAAACAGAAGATATAACTCACGGCTCCATCAATGGTCAACGACAAACTTTCTGGGGCGCCGGCAAGGCTCTATGGAAGCAACAAGGGCTCAAGGCTTTGTACCGAGGCTGCGGGATAACTTGCGCGCGATCAGCACCCAGTTCAGCCTTCATATTTACAGTGTACGAAGGACTACGAAATTATTTCGCATAA
- a CDS encoding protein phosphatase regulator REG1 (predicted protein) codes for MAAVLPASQERHSRLSPDPLRCPIAQRYFLDDSDVITVKSPANDYSPKDCPSPTVSSALSPFPHSPDFAGTAPVHLLPPSTTLSSLSFCVRDGQDDDEDGVDEIILPSYDAGPCAPKLPEAPSEASTESSTDIHRVNLPRPADDSSIEEEPSRHVDYLAHEWKEEDIWASWRYVVARREIYDHGVRLENASWRTWAKLKLNRGTVSPETLNWLKDYDVTWLYGPLKSCRKRKTVSNVSPPPSRLETPTDRKPILKKRTASETILQRSLSQHTLLQHAGAILKAQEAEVSRNRPSFYRYPSKLGQTFSQSSEGYSRTSCTATPINGSSGTGSPCEKRHIHFNNEVVQCIAVEAKDDDDDDWPAMNDGSSSEDGVVMMRRGSWQTSTSERSTTPRSSFSSDNRTIAPLPSTTLKYRGDTPEPPVDSILNRWSGYFTSYSSPSIETSQASELAANFFLDEADNDLDFNWEPTQRLHDSTNQNRPWFVNPEDDAELDRHCLLSSGVSYDDAEPANATIFDRVVDTVNTAKDIAHVIWNVGWRR; via the exons ATGGCTGCCGTGCTTCCCGCCTCACAGGAGAGGCACTCGCGACTTTCCCCCGATCCTCTACGGTGCCCTATCGCTCAAAGATATTTCTTGGATGACTCGGACGTGATTACAGTAAAGTCGCCTGCCAATGATTACTCCCCAAAAGATTGTCCGAGTCCAACTGTATCCTCGGCgctttctccatttccccatTCTCCCGATTTCGCTGGAACGGCTCCTGTTCATTTACTTCCTCCTTCTACAACCCTCAGTAGCCTCTCATTCTGTGTACGTGATGggcaggatgatgatgaagatggtgttgatgagaTAATACTGCCATCATATGACGCAGGTCCATGTGCCCCGAAGCTACCTGAAGCTCCTAGCGAAGCCTCGACCGAGTCCTCGACAGACATACATCGTGTGAACTTGCCGAGACCGGCCGACGACAGTTcgattgaagaagaaccaTCGAGACATGTTGATTACCTTGCCCATgagtggaaggaggaggatataTGGGCCTCTTGGCGATATGTGGTTGCTCGACGAGAAATATACGATCACGGCGTGAGGCTAGAGAATGCGTCGTGGAGGACTTGGGCAAAGCTGAAGTTGAACAGGGGAACAGTATCGCCGGAAACCCTCAACTG GCTGAAGGACTATGACGTGACCTGGTTGTATGGCCCGTTAAAGTCGTGTAGGAAGCGCAAGACTGTCTCTAACGTCTCGCCACCCCCAAGCCGCCTTGAAACGCCTACGGATAGAAAGCCGATCCTCAAGAAAAGGACGGCTTCTGAAACAATACTGCAGCGTTCCTTGTCGCAGCATACTCTCCTACAGCATGCAGGCGCCATTTTGAAGGCACAGGAAGCGGAGGTCAGCCGTAATCGACCGTCCTTCTATCGATACCCGTCGAAACTGGGACAAACATTCAGTCAGTCTTCTGAGGGTTATTCGCGAACGTCCTGCACGGCCACGCCAATCAACGGGTCTTCGGGAACAGGCTCACCCTGCGAAAAGCGTCATATACATTTCAACAACGAAGTAGTGCAGTGTATCGCAGTGGAGGcaaaagatgatgatgacgacgattGGCCCGCAATGAACGATGGCTCATCTTCGGAGGATGGCGTTGTCATGATGAGACGGGGCTCATGGCAAACCTCGACAAGCGAGAGGAGTACTACTCCGCGAAGCAGCTTTAGCAGTGACAACAGGACCATTGCACCACTCCCATCTACCACACTCAAGTATCGGGGCGACACCCCGGAGCCACCGGTGGATTCCATACTCAATCGCTGGTCCGGTTACTTTACATCGTACTCTTCTCCCTCTATTGAGACAAGCCAAGCCTCAGAGCTGGCGGCGAATTTCTTTCTGGACGAAGCGGACAACGATCTAGATTTCAATTGGGAGCCCACTCAAAGATTACACGACTCGACGAATCAAAATCGACCTTGGTTTGTTAACCCTGAAGACGATGCGGAACTTGACCGACATTGTCTTTTATCTTCGGGAGTTTCATATGATGATGCGGAACCCGCCAATGCCACTATTTTTGATCGAGTAGTCGACACCGTCAACACTGCTAAAGACATCGCTCATGTAATATGGAATGTGGGCTGGCGGCGATAA
- a CDS encoding CGR1 family protein (predicted protein) — protein sequence MSSTVSATPADPTKGMRKNGKNWHDNKKPFRPNAGLTSYEKRLEARKHQEAVKEHERELKEEKEAERKAHIQRIKERRAAKEEKERYEKMAEKMHRKRVERLKRKEKRNKLLNS from the exons ATGTCCTCCACGGTATCGGCCACTCCGGCTGATCCCACAAAGGGTATGCGTAAAAACG GAAAAAACTGGCACGATAACAAAAAGCCGTTCCGTCCTAACGCTGGTCTGACCTCGTACGAAAAGCGACTGGAGGCTCGCAAGCACCAGGAAGCTGTTAAAGAACACGAAAGAGAactcaaagaagagaaggaggccgaACGGAAG GCGCATATCCAGAGAATCAAGGAGCGTAGGGCTgcaaaggaggagaaggaacgctacgagaagatggcggagaagatgcatcGCAAACGTGTTGAGCGATTGAAGCGTAAGGAAAAGCGCAACAAATTGCTCAACTCGTAA
- a CDS encoding uncharacterized protein (predicted protein): protein MIGTLATDITRRLDYTYYNLLEKLAALHVTIACFQELSDSTSTLLTDFERETTNLDQDTRKQIGDLKDFQPQIQKIEALEERMKAGRMRAEALSCRLEGMRNEIDRWERKEAECQIRISRRLRIFWGLITAGILALAVALIVQNWIISESPESDMTSQAATVTNSSTEALVHEQESGIHWLATDIPEDRYALSQYSSKLISRHDTRYATDPVTWTSANPEDARATDQDRLRIFDEL from the coding sequence ATGATCGGCACCCTTGCAACAGATATCACTCGCAGGCTCGACTATACTTACTATAATCTGTTGGAGAAGCTCGCCGCTCTCCACGTCACGATTGCTTGCTTCCAAGAACTCTCTGATTCGACGTCGACACTCCTCACAGACTTTGAGCGAGAGACCACTAACCTGGACCAGGACACTCGAAAGCAAATTGGGGACCTCAAAGACTTTCAGCCGCAGATACAGAAGATCGAGGCCTTGGAAGAACGTATGAAGGCGGGAAGAATGAGGGCTGAAGCGCTTAGCTGTAGGCTCGAAGGAATGCGGAACGAAATTGACCgctgggagagaaaagaggcagAGTGCCAAATACGAATCAGTCGCCGCCTCCGTATATTTTGGGGGTTGATCACAGCAGGAATTCTCGCTCTCGCCGTAGCTCTTATTGTCCAAAACTGGATTATTTCAGAGTCGCCGGAGTCTGACATGACCTCGCAAGCAGCGACCGTGACAAACAGCTCTACTGAGGCCCTTGTGCACGAGCAAGAAAGTGGGATCCATTGGCTGGCCACAGATATTCCTGAAGATAGATATGCGCTGTCTCAATATTCATCGAAGCTAATCTCTCGTCACGATACCCGCTACGCTACTGACCCGGTAACCTGGACGTCTGCTAATCCCGAGGATGCGAGGGCTACTGACCAAGATCGGTTGAGAATTTTCGACGAACTCTGA
- a CDS encoding vacuolar protein sorting/targeting protein 10 (sortilin and related receptors), with protein MIYRWLLLVSCLLLALLAQRGAAKSSSPKIAPPTKIDHKPSSLFYFEDTDTVLMNTVNGDLLRSVDAGETWSVVEGDDGGMKHHVLLIRQHPYDNKKAYALGPNGRHWVTTDQAKTWASFNIAEFPAIRHYPLVFHGGDSSKVIFQGEECAGRYCIVRSYYTTDDFATVKLLRESTGGCAWAVGHPQFAEDLNLAEEIKDRSFCVVPGLKVPLPHANRLVYSDDYFKGNAEGTETKLQEGRPVSGVISTAAVKKFIVAAAKSKGTEELALYVTVDAKNWHRAEFDGHRIEEDAYTMLESTNYSLQVDVLTSPRSGMGVLFTSNSNGTYFTRNIEHTNRNSEGMVDFEKIAGIQGIVLVNTVQNPEEVESGSAKKKITSRISFDDGRTFQPLKSDGENLHLHSVTALRNIGRVFSSPAPGLVMGIGNTGNHLQEYAECNLYISDDAGVTWRRAIKHPHKYEFGDQGAVVIAVRDEGRVDKINYSLDHGKEWASVELQHKIYPTMVTTTPDSTSLKFIVVGSLKESQDGEHVIYSIDFDGLHERKCEEDDFEKWPARLDEHGKPDCLMGHKQFYMRRRANANCFVDEEFKDPQPIFEACKCTAEDFECEYRRTEDGKGCVIPSPLTPPEGECKKPDDKFMGPSGWRLIPGDACIRDGGENLDKEIERSCKDASSPSTDGKIRVTLQLLEARDYAQYYYLERQSSSSGSDETIIMLSSEHEVYVTHDHGKTWERPLKGEEITRVYLHPYSSDVAFLLTDGKEGFWTEDRGHTFKPFQAPAPPTQDRFLQVMAFHPVHKDRLIWTGAVDCHSGDCHSDAFIKKGRGKNWEPLLSYVQKCEFESRETRPNSTNLVYCEQFEKQSKNGRLQLLSSDDFFNDNEVQFVDVINYATMSEFIIVASRQPENPDSLVASTSVDGRTFARAQFPPNVQVPVQTAYTVLESSTHAVFLHVTASSTEGGEYGPIIKSNSNGTSYVLSISAVNRNSLGYVDFEKAQGLEGVAVVNVVSNVADVSKKVPKKLKTMITHNDGAQWMLLPPPTKDADGKSFGCSVVAGKGTDDCSLHLHGYTERKDERDTFASGSAIGLMMAVGNVGDHLAGGDEADTFITNDGGISWKSVKKGKYMWEYGDSGSVIVIVPESKPTKTIHYSLDEGDTWEEFQFSDVEVRINDISTVPSDTSKNFLLWARLSNSEVQDKFATFNIDFSGVRPRPCLLDENQGNSDDYYIWEPKHPFQENNCLFGHSEQYHRKKPSAQCWNDWRESHVHSIGTNCTCTRADYECDYNYEPQSDGSCALVPGLPKPDAMEICKKDPDTIEYWEPTGYRRIPQTTCQGGLNLDHFVSKPCPNKEEEYKQKHGISGVGLFFAIVTPLAVAGAAGYYAYSKWDGKFGQIRLGESAGTSQSFLSRDSWLVTVPIAIVAGTVAVARALPLLVTSLWRGASGFIRLGRGRGYSRPYASRGSFAARRGDYTSIVDDEDELLGVEDAELDEDDEA; from the exons ATGATTTATCGATGGCTACTGCTGGTGAGCTGCCTGCTATTGGCGCTCCTTGCGCAGCGCGGTGCTGCAAAGTCAAGTTCGCCAAAAATTGCACCACCGACTAAGATCGATCATAAACCGAGCTCCCTCTTCTACTTCGAGGACACGGACACTGTTCTCATGAACACGGTCAATGGCGATCTGCTTCGGTCAGTCGATGCAGGCGAAACTTGGTCAGTTGTTGAGGGCGACGACGGTGGCATGAAACATCATGTTCTTTTAATCAGACAGCACCCATATGACAATAAGAAGGCCTACGCCTTGGGGCCCAACGGCCGTCACTGGGTTACAACGGACCAGGCGAAAACATGGGCATCGTTTAATATTGCCGAATTTCCCGCGATAAGGCATTACCCCCTCGTATTCCATGGCGGGGACTCCAGCAAAGTGATATTCCAGGGCGAGGAATGCGCAGGCCGGTATTGCATTGTGAGGTCATACTACACGACAGATGACTTCGCTACGGTCAAACTACTGCGTGAGAGCACTGGTGGATGTGCTTGGGCTGTGGGACACCCGCAATTTGCTGAAGATCTGAATTTAGCcgaggagatcaaggacCGTTCGTTCTGTGTCGTCCCCGGTTTGAAAGTGCCGCTTCCACACGCCAATCGTCTTGTCTACTCTGATGACTACTTCAAGGGCAACGCTGAAGGCACGGAGACTAAGCTCCAAGAAGGGCGGCCTGTGTCAGGGGTCATTAGCACCGCTGCAGTTAAGAAATTCATCGTAGCTGCGGCCAAATCTAAAGGGACCGAAGAACTCGCGTTGTACGTGACAGTTGATGCTAAAAATTGGCACCGTGCAGAGTTCGATGGTCACCGAATAGAGGAGGATGCATACACGATGCTAGAGAGTACAAATTACAGCCTTCAGGTGGATGTGCTGACTAGTCCAAGAAGTGGCATGGGTGTGCTTTTTACTTCAAACTCGAATGGCACCTATTTCACCCGCAATATTGAACACACTAATCGTAACTCGGAAGGCATGGTCGACTTTGAAAAGATTGCCGGTATCCAAGGGATTGTGCTGGTCAACACTGTACAGAATCCGGAGGAAGTTGAATCTGGTTCCGCCAAAAAGAAGATTACCAGCAGAATTAGTTTTGACGATGGCAGGACATTTCAACCCTTGAAATCAGATGGGGAAAACCTGCATCTTCACTCTGTAACTGCGCTTAGAAATATAGGGCGGGTGTTCTCAAGCCCAGCACCGGGGCTAGTGATGGGAATAGGAAATACAGGAAATCATCTCCAAGAATACGCTGAATGCAATCTCTATATCTCAGATGACGCGGGAGTGACGTGGCGCCGTGCTATCAAGCATCCCCACAAGTATGAGTTTGGGGATCAGGGTGCCGTTGTTATAGCGGTGCGTGATGAGGGTAgagtggacaagatcaactaCTCCCTTGATCATGGTAAGGAATGGGCATCTGTCGAGCTCCAGCATAAGATTTACCCCACAATggtcaccaccacacccGATTCCACTAGTTTGAAGtttattgttgttggctCCTTAAAGGAAAGTCAAGATGGTGAACATGTCATTTACTCGATCGACTTCGATGGTCTCCATGAGAGGAAAtgcgaggaggatgacttTGAGAAATGGCCGGCTAGACTGGACGAACATGGCAAACCCGATTGCTTGATGGGTCATAAGCAATTTTACATGCGCAGAAGGGCCAACGCGAACTGTTTTGTGGACGAGGAATTTAAAGACCCCCAGCCGATTTTTGAAGCATGCAAGTGCACAGCGGAGGATTTCGAGTGTGAATACAGGCGCACCGAAGATGGGAAAGGGTGTGTCATTCCCTCCCCACTAACCCCTCCAGAAGGCGAGTGCAAAAAACCTGATGATAAATTCATGGGCCCATCGGGCTGGAGGCTTATCCCAGGAGATGCTTGCATCCGAGATGGTGGCGAAAATCTGGACAAGGAAATCGAAAGATCTTGCAAGGACGCCAGTAGTCCATCAACTGACGGCAAAATCAGAGTGACTTTGCAGTTGCTCGAGGCAAGAGACTACGCGCAGTATTATTATCTAGAACGCCAGTCCAGTAGCTCCGGCAGTGACGAAACCATCATAATGCTAAGCAGTGAGCACGAAGTTTATGTGACGCATGATCATGGTAAGACATGGGAAAGGCCGCTtaagggagaagaaattaCCAGAGTCTATCTGCACCCGTATAGCAGCGACGTGGCTTTCCTTCTTACCGATGGCAAAGAGGGCTTTTGGACTGAAGATCGTGGCCATACTTTCAAACCATTTCAGGCTCCGGCTCCGCCCACTCAGGATCGCTTCCTTCAAGTTATGGCGTTCCACCCAGTGCACAAGGATCGGCTAATCTGGACCGGCGCCGTGGATTGCCACTCCGGTGACTGTCATTCGGACGCTTTTATAAAGAAAGGGCGTGGTAAGAACTGGGAACCTTTACTGAGCTATGTCCAGAAATGCGAGTTCGAAAGTAGAGAAACCCGGCCGAACAGTACAAATCTCGTATACTGCGAGCAATTTGAAAAGCAGAGCAAGAACGGTCGACTGCAATTGTTGTCAAGTGATGACTTTTTCAATGACAACGAGGTCCAATTCGTCGATGTCATCAACTACGCTACAATGTCGGAGTTCATCATTGTAGCATCGCGGCAGCCAGAAAACCCCGATTCACTGGTAGCTAGTACGAGCGTTGACGGTAGGACTTTCGCAAGAGCACAGTTCCCACCAAACGTTCAAGTGCCTGTTCAAACCGCCTATACCGTACTCGAAAGCTCAACGCACGCTGTTTTCCTGCATGTGACGGCCAGCAGCACAGAAGGGGGCGAGTATGGCCCTATTATCAAGAGTAATAGCAACGGAACATCGTACGTTCTTAGCATCAGTGCAGTCAACCGAAACAGTCTGGGTTATGTCGATTTTGAAAAGGCGCAGGGCTTAGAAGGGGTGGCTGTTGTGAATGTTGTCAGTAACGTCGCTGACGTCTCGAAGAAAGTGCCAAAAAAGCTCAAGACTATGATCACTCATAATGATGGAGCGCAATGGATGTTACTTCCCCCTCCAACCAAGGACGCGGATGGCAAGAGCTTTGGCTGTTCGGTCGTAGCAGGGAAAGGCACGGATGACTGCTCActccatctccatggctATACCGAGCGCAAAGATGAAAGGGACACTTTTGCTTCTGGATCCGCAATTGGTCTGATGATGGCTGTGGGTAATGTGGGTGACCATTTAGCCGGTGGAGATGAAGCGGATACGTTCATCACAAATGATGGTGGAATTAGCTGGAAGTCCGTCAAAAAAGGGAAATACATGTGGGAATATGGTGACTCCGGCTCGGTTATTGTTATTGTGCCCGAGTCTAAGCCCACTAAAACTATACACTATAGCCTCGATGAGGGCGATACCTGGGAAGAGTTTCAGTTTTCGGATGTAGAAGTGCGGATTAATGATATTTCAACCGTGCCATCCGATACCTCAAagaacttccttctttggGCTAGACTATCGAATTCTGAAGTCCAAGATAAGTTCGCCACGTTTAACATTGACTTCAGCGGAGTCCGCCCGAGACCATGCTTGTTGGATGAGAATCAAGGGAATAGTGATGACTACTATATCTGGGAGCCAAAGCACCCTTTCCAGGAGAACAATTGCCTGTTTGGCCACAGTGAACAATACCATCGCAAAAAGCCGTCAGCCCAATGTTGGAACGATTGGCGAGAATCTCACGTTCACAGCATCGGAACGAACTGTACATGCACGAGAGCTGATTATGAATG TGATTACAACTATGAGCCTCAGAGTGATGGTAGCTGTGCTCTCGTTCCCGGACTTCCTAAGCCGGATGCTATGGAAATCTGCAAAAAGGATCCTGACACAATCGAGTATTGGGAGCCAACCGGATACCGCCGCATTCCACAAACAACTTGCCAGGGCGGTCTGAACCTGGACCATTTTGTCTCCAAACCATGTCCTAacaaggaggaggaatataaGCAAAAGCACGGCATAAGTGGCGTGGGCCTGTTCTTTGCCATCGTGACCCCCCTTGCAGTAGCAGGAGCTGCTGGTTATTATGCCTATAGCAAGTGGGATGGCAAGTTTGGGCAGATTCGCCTTGGCGAATCTGCCGGCACCTCGCAGAGCTTCCTGTCCCGAGACTCATGGTTAGTCACAGTGCCAATTGCGATTGTGGCAGGCACCGTGGCCGTTGCTAGAGCTCTTCCGCTTCTAGTTACGAGTTTGTGGCGGGGTGCCAGTGGATTTATTCGCCTTGGACGGGGCAGGGGTTATTCAAGGCCCTACGCATCTCGCGGTTCGTTTGCAGCACGCCGAGGCGATTATACTAGCATcgtcgacgatgaggatgagcttctcGGCGTGGAAGACGCCGaattggatgaagatgacgaggctTGA
- a CDS encoding uncharacterized protein (predicted protein) — MESSLRNPLPALLSPSRQLSASHPFTTHGSSTAGNHKPTPTPTQIPPNADGPFTDPRNGDYVAWNSSREPPVLQTHHDRNDRENASGAPREKHHRHLAFDPASLDPTKFRPRHKHKHSKSRDGRFPRIMNPIASSASTRGLLPPWSGGREKESDLDDGLALLRPVTRETTRSRWGSESTTGLGTGSRKGSIFDDIDRNNHLGLIRRQEVRSLDDLEQVRYRRKQGER, encoded by the coding sequence atgGAGTCTTCACTGAGAAACCCTTTGCCTGCGTTGCTGTCGCCATCCAGACAACTCTCcgcttctcatcctttcaCTACCCATGGCTCCAGTACCGCCGGAAACCACAAACCCACTCCCACTCCCACTCAGATCCCGCCCAACGCCGATGGACCATTTACAGACCCCAGAAACGGTGATTATGTTGCCTGGAACAGCAGCCGAGAACCACCGGTGCTCCAAACACATCATGACCGTAACGATCGCGAAAACGCTTCAGGGGCGCCTCGAGAAAAACATCACCGCCATTTGGCCTTTGACCCTGCCAGCTTAGATCCTACCAAATTCAGGCCACGTCATAAGCATAAACATAGCAAATCCCGTGACGGGCGGTTCCCTCGAATAATGAACCCCATCGCCTCCTCCGCTAGTACCAGGGGCTTGTTGCCCCCATGGTCTGGTGGTCGCGAGAAGGAAAGCGATCTCGACGATGGACTCGCATTACTTAGACCCGTGACAAGGGAGACAACTCGGTCGCGCTGGGGATCTGAATCTACTACGGGACTGGGTACTGGTAGCAGGAAAGGCAGTATATTCGATGACATTGACCGGAACAATCACCTGGGTCTGATCAGACGACAGGAGGTACGCTCGCTAGACGACTTGGAGCAAGTAAGATATAGAAGGAAACAGGGGGAGCGGTAG